In Silene latifolia isolate original U9 population chromosome 3, ASM4854445v1, whole genome shotgun sequence, a single window of DNA contains:
- the LOC141648318 gene encoding uncharacterized protein LOC141648318: MLVANSFDSWQRDVFFSAAEEVQESADILESAFRTWFSARRDGISSKDLEELCRELQTALGTAKWQLEEFAKAVRSSYGNHYDENSMSRHQQFIVAIESQISRAEDALKKSFNEEGKEQFRWVNLNEDERDDLAMFLSGFSETPTKSTTDESTSLSLSSERDNIYKKQDLDCGACSSSYSAGSNIMKKDLSSSRDEIVINVGLPDSGMERSAWETSSARVNVNWESDRTGSVRRAQSLSNFGSLSILVPGEDDQTQNLIREIEDTPKERGSRLSIFLQFRAINYISQLIRRSSGLNSKMQFSRRLQSGPSIRLLIILIVSFFLLVPYLLK; this comes from the exons ATGTTGGTTGCAAATTCATTTGATTCATGGCAAAGGGATGTGTTCTTTTCTGCTGCTGAAGAAGTTCAAGAATCTGCAGACAT TTTGGAATCGGCTTTTCGAACATGGTTTAGTGCGAGGAGAGACGGGATATCATCAAAGGACTTAGAAGAGCTCTGTCGAGAGCTGCAAACTGCTCTTGGTACTGCAAAATGGCAG TTGGAAGAGTTTGCAAAGGCGGTCAGGTCAAGTTATGGAAATCATTATGATGAAAATAGCATGTCAAGACATCAACAATTTATTGTTGCCATTGAGAGTCAAATTTCTCGTGCTGAAGATGCACTAAAGAAATCATTCAATGAAGAAGGTAAAGAACAGTTTCGATGGGTGAATTTGAATGAAGATGAACGAGATGATTTGGCCATGTTTCTCTCTGGTTTTTCTGAAACACCCACAAAGAGTACTACAGATGAGTCGACAAGCCTTTCGCTCAGTTCAGAAAGGGATAACATATATAAGAAGCAGGATTTGGACTGTGGTGCTTGTAGCAGTAGTTACAGTGCGGGATCCAACATTATGAAAAAAGATTTATCATCTTCAAGAGATGAAATTGTGATTAACGTGGGACTACCTGATAGTGGTATGGAACGAAGTGCCTGGGAAACTTCTTCGGCTAGGGTGAATGTGAACTGGGAAAGTGACAGAACTGGAAGTGTGAGGAGGGCACAGAGTTTGTCGAATTTTGGTTCATTAAGCATTTTGGTCCCTGGTGAAGATGATCAAACACAAAATCTAATTCGAGAAATTGAGGACACGCCTAAAGAAAGGGGTTCCAGACTGTCAATATTTCTTCAGTTCCGCGCAATTAATTATATCAGCCAG TTAATCAGGCGTTCCAGTGGTTTGAATAGCAAAATGCAATTCTCACGAAGATTACAGTCTGGCCCTTCCATCCGCCTCTTGATCATTTTGATTGTATCATTTTTTCTGCTAG TCCCTTACCTTCTTAAGTAA